A single window of Meiothermus sp. DNA harbors:
- a CDS encoding M23 family metallopeptidase: protein MPIKPGWIVLALVTLLAFWQSVQLSSARRQVAGLQAEIARLKQDLQKGPEGFMLPLPGACLPKTDRNLPGAPREYRKGTSPGFVFTDGDACVPVRFGMGVVAAAGGEVVKAETNYQEMTRAEFEALIRAVAGGASPEQMDKLRGREVWIRHPGGFTTVYAHLSAIAPGLKVGSKVYKGQWIGQVGNSGTEASLRGGSVGARLLFELWDGEPDRDKYFGQGLTPAAVRARGKLEFSLP, encoded by the coding sequence ATGCCGATCAAGCCCGGCTGGATTGTGCTGGCCCTGGTGACGCTCCTGGCTTTTTGGCAGAGCGTCCAGCTATCCAGTGCTCGCAGGCAGGTCGCGGGCTTGCAGGCCGAAATTGCCAGGCTCAAGCAAGACCTGCAGAAGGGCCCCGAGGGCTTCATGCTGCCCTTGCCGGGTGCTTGCTTACCCAAAACCGACCGCAACCTGCCCGGTGCGCCCCGCGAATACCGCAAAGGCACCAGCCCCGGTTTTGTTTTCACCGATGGCGATGCCTGCGTGCCGGTGCGGTTTGGTATGGGGGTGGTGGCAGCGGCCGGGGGTGAGGTGGTCAAGGCTGAGACGAACTACCAAGAGATGACCCGGGCCGAGTTCGAGGCCCTAATACGAGCGGTGGCGGGTGGCGCCAGCCCGGAGCAGATGGACAAGTTGCGCGGGCGGGAGGTTTGGATTCGTCACCCGGGGGGGTTCACTACCGTGTATGCTCATCTTTCCGCCATTGCGCCGGGCCTAAAGGTGGGCAGCAAGGTGTATAAGGGGCAGTGGATTGGGCAGGTGGGCAACAGCGGCACCGAGGCATCCCTGCGCGGAGGGAGCGTAGGGGCGCGGTTGTTGTTTGAGCTGTGGGACGGCGAGCCCGACAGGGACAAATATTTTGGCCAGGGCCTGACCCCCGCCGCGGTGCGGGCCAGGGGGAAGCTCGAGTTTAGCCTGCCCTGA
- a CDS encoding L28 family ribosomal protein gives MSKICEISGKRPTVAYSIITRGKAKREGGVGKKITGYTKHWQEPNLRKVTVMVAGQPITFRVANSHTHKVYELVERSKGMKLEGLTAKQIKARLLSLL, from the coding sequence ATGTCGAAGATCTGCGAAATTAGCGGCAAGCGCCCCACGGTGGCCTACAGCATCATTACCCGTGGTAAGGCCAAGCGTGAGGGTGGGGTGGGTAAGAAGATTACCGGCTACACCAAGCACTGGCAAGAACCCAACCTGCGTAAGGTGACCGTAATGGTGGCCGGACAGCCCATCACCTTCCGGGTGGCCAACAGCCACACCCACAAGGTCTACGAGCTGGTCGAGCGCTCCAAGGGCATGAAGCTCGAGGGTCTCACCGCCAAACAGATCAAGGCCCGTCTTTTGAGCCTGCTGTAA
- the lspA gene encoding signal peptidase II, with protein MNIATWLVPALLVADQAIKLVVLWAVGPRIFDPGVGAIFLTNLFWIVDATFIKNTGAAFGLFQGGARILVWVSLGVGIGILVYLSLYHRRVSLLGQIAFSLIAAGALGNAVDRLGHGWVVDYVDINRTGLAILDNFPIWNLADSCVVVGVLLLLLPQRRRRY; from the coding sequence ATGAATATCGCCACCTGGCTGGTTCCTGCCCTTCTGGTCGCCGATCAGGCCATCAAACTGGTGGTGCTGTGGGCGGTGGGTCCCCGCATTTTCGACCCTGGGGTAGGCGCTATTTTCTTAACCAACTTGTTCTGGATTGTGGACGCCACCTTTATCAAAAACACCGGCGCCGCCTTCGGCCTCTTCCAGGGCGGCGCCCGCATTCTGGTCTGGGTAAGCCTGGGGGTGGGTATCGGAATTCTAGTCTACCTGAGCCTGTACCACCGCCGCGTCTCACTGCTAGGCCAGATTGCCTTTTCCCTGATTGCCGCAGGCGCCCTGGGCAATGCCGTAGATCGGTTGGGCCACGGCTGGGTGGTGGACTATGTGGACATCAACCGCACCGGCCTGGCCATTCTGGACAACTTTCCCATCTGGAACCTGGCCGATAGCTGTGTGGTCGTCGGGGTGCTTCTTTTACTGCTGCCCCAGCGCAGGCGGCGGTACTGA